The following coding sequences are from one Haladaptatus caseinilyticus window:
- a CDS encoding PQQ-dependent sugar dehydrogenase, producing MNSDRRQFLQGVVSSGVGVLTSFRLIGSTSGQNAYGSQISPSPDGQTTESFPTPIGLHTVVTGMQTPLDIAFAPAANRRYIVDQVGVVYTHDADGLREEPFLDLQDAIVYGTERGVLGIALHPNFATNRRVFIRYSAPQRPGTPEDYSHTFVLAEFRASKDGTHVLRDSERTILEIPEPNHHHNGGAIKFGPDGYLYVSVGDGGGNGGGLGSKSSGQDVNNDLLGSILRLDIDRQKDGRNYAIPDDNPLVGKNGLDEHYAWGFRNPWRMSFDGPDLFVGDVGDTRYEEVDLVKKGGNYGWKIKEGNHCIGAASCPDAVTSGNGRAEPLIDPIIEYPHSTAPISGVSVIGGYVYRGSTLQKLNGVYIFGDLVPNGRLFVATPSENGRQWTPQLLEIANTDRSKLDQLFSFSMDNRGEIYALGFGSDDGGLYRLIPDN from the coding sequence ATGAATTCTGATCGAAGACAGTTCTTACAAGGAGTTGTCAGTAGTGGAGTAGGTGTTTTGACTTCTTTCCGGCTGATCGGCTCCACTTCTGGTCAGAATGCATACGGTTCTCAGATCTCTCCATCGCCAGATGGTCAAACTACAGAGTCATTTCCCACACCAATTGGCCTTCACACAGTAGTCACCGGTATGCAAACACCACTAGATATAGCATTTGCACCTGCTGCCAATCGCCGCTATATCGTTGATCAGGTCGGTGTTGTCTATACTCACGATGCAGATGGTCTCCGTGAAGAACCGTTTCTGGATTTGCAAGATGCTATCGTCTATGGGACGGAAAGAGGAGTATTGGGTATCGCTCTACATCCGAATTTTGCCACTAATCGTCGAGTATTTATTCGATATAGTGCTCCTCAACGACCGGGGACTCCCGAAGATTATAGCCATACATTCGTTCTTGCGGAATTCAGGGCCTCTAAGGATGGGACACATGTGCTCCGTGATTCTGAACGAACGATCCTAGAAATCCCGGAACCAAATCATCACCACAATGGCGGAGCGATCAAGTTTGGACCTGACGGATATCTTTATGTCTCCGTTGGCGATGGCGGGGGAAACGGTGGTGGTTTGGGCAGCAAGAGCAGCGGACAGGACGTGAACAACGATCTCCTTGGAAGCATCCTTCGCCTTGATATCGATCGCCAGAAAGATGGCCGGAACTATGCCATCCCCGATGACAACCCTCTCGTCGGCAAGAATGGACTTGATGAACACTATGCTTGGGGGTTTCGAAATCCATGGCGAATGTCCTTTGACGGGCCTGATCTCTTCGTCGGAGACGTTGGAGATACACGCTATGAAGAAGTGGACTTGGTCAAGAAGGGTGGAAACTACGGTTGGAAAATCAAGGAGGGAAATCACTGCATCGGTGCTGCCAGTTGTCCGGATGCGGTAACGTCGGGAAACGGCAGGGCCGAACCCCTCATTGACCCCATTATTGAATATCCGCACTCTACTGCCCCTATCAGCGGTGTGTCGGTGATTGGAGGATATGTATATCGTGGTTCAACATTGCAAAAATTGAATGGGGTCTATATTTTTGGTGATTTGGTGCCAAACGGTCGCCTATTTGTCGCGACGCCCTCCGAAAATGGCCGGCAATGGACTCCACAATTACTCGAAATTGCCAACACTGACAGGTCAAAACTGGATCAACTATTTTCATTTAGCATGGATAATCGTGGAGAGATATACGCACTTGGGTTCGGAAGCGATGATGGTGGTCTCTATCGCCTTATTCCTGATAATTAG
- a CDS encoding nucleic acid-binding protein, protein MTIVAVADTGPLIHLAEIDALDLLTAIDELLIPETVYAELEEGGIPPEFSDLEWEGIEVVDPIENSAELDAGERAALAVALKRDNVVFLTDDLAAREFAQDQNIEVHGSIGIIALAYHRDIVPSDDAASLMRALQAETSLFITDAIIERGIELLQSNSD, encoded by the coding sequence GTGACGATTGTTGCGGTCGCGGATACAGGCCCACTTATCCACCTTGCAGAAATCGACGCACTCGACTTGCTGACGGCAATTGATGAGTTGTTAATCCCTGAAACAGTGTATGCAGAACTGGAAGAAGGCGGGATTCCACCCGAGTTCTCAGATCTTGAGTGGGAAGGGATCGAGGTTGTAGATCCTATCGAGAACAGTGCTGAACTGGATGCAGGAGAGCGAGCGGCACTGGCAGTAGCCCTCAAGCGAGACAACGTCGTCTTTCTTACCGACGATCTGGCAGCACGAGAGTTCGCTCAGGATCAGAATATCGAAGTCCACGGTTCGATTGGCATTATCGCACTTGCGTATCATCGAGATATCGTACCCAGCGATGATGCTGCGTCGCTTATGCGGGCCCTTCAGGCGGAAACGAGCCTCTTTATCACCGACGCAATCATTGAGCGTGGAATCGAACTGCTACAGTCAAATTCCGACTAA
- a CDS encoding universal stress protein yields MSTVTDIQIDVPHRTIIEYVDEHSIDLVVIGIHGRTRLRHTLLGSVAEQVVRTSSAPVLAVRADQQLLEN; encoded by the coding sequence ATGTCAACCGTCACAGATATCCAAATTGACGTGCCTCATCGAACCATCATAGAGTATGTCGACGAACACAGCATCGATCTCGTGGTAATTGGAATCCATGGACGGACGAGGTTACGTCACACCCTCCTTGGGAGTGTTGCCGAACAGGTTGTACGGACGTCCTCGGCACCAGTCCTTGCAGTGCGCGCTGATCAACAGCTCCTAGAGAATTAG
- a CDS encoding alkaline phosphatase D family protein, which produces MSKDGKPPENSDEKLLNRRNVLKSSMAIGTGMTSLSGCSSKIESPVSWDTLRESRLYPVGSLPRDATRQWIGPSFWANRLQDWRLHDGRVECLCGKKGYEIRTVNVLTREIVAGHLPGHIQATIGITGNENQKGFCGFLLGIGNGQLDYRAAALAQHGSGVGGGILCTLDRSGKLSFREHTNESKPLEFAELQTTKEYSESPPIVVGSHDEIRLSLDIIPEKSGFFTVQLIAHDAFTEAFLGKAIMHHVPDSRLLGGISLVSSPEPNQSGTRWWFQDLQTGGEKVATYPDRTFGPIAGTQYSVDSEQKVLRLSAQFLPIGSGHDFDLFLEYRPTNTNQKWIRSANTGLQPGYTTLFRIDDWDSSHEWEYRVVYKPDEDTASIFSGRIQKDPGPNADDFRIGLFSCAAPTAQGLEVHRKNGDFFADQVGRYTDEYIYFPYNQLVQNAQSQDADFLVFSGDQIYQDNPTEVTGKENPTLDYLYKWYLWIWAFRDLVRDIPSVVLVDDHDVYQQNLWGEKGKQAPQNNARKGGYVGKGDFINLVQRTQCNHNPDPFDPTPVKRGIDVYYTSFLYGGVDFALVEDRKFKSNPPKEKVLKQLDFDGVLLGERQKQFLHKWIAKLDNDSVPICLSQSLYGCVETTPDGLPAIDLDSNGYPPRQRDDAVNILQKAGALVLSGDRHLASLVRHGVDHHSDGMLEFSGPACAAIYQRWFNPKWSLKNGRSQPNTGDFTDIFGNKVRVLAVANPKIDFDTYRSNRHERGQAIRDRDLKREGYGLVQIDHTENQCLIECWPRDEDPTSDTATQFPGWPISRSFNQIKKSGSK; this is translated from the coding sequence ATGAGTAAGGATGGAAAACCACCGGAAAACAGTGACGAGAAGCTACTGAACCGGCGGAATGTTTTGAAATCATCGATGGCCATTGGAACAGGGATGACGAGCCTTTCTGGCTGTTCTTCAAAAATAGAAAGTCCCGTTTCGTGGGATACGCTTCGCGAGTCACGATTATATCCTGTTGGGTCTCTCCCTCGAGACGCGACTAGACAATGGATTGGGCCTTCGTTTTGGGCGAATCGTCTTCAAGATTGGAGACTTCATGATGGTCGTGTTGAATGTTTATGCGGAAAAAAGGGGTACGAAATTAGAACTGTAAACGTACTCACTCGGGAGATCGTCGCAGGACACCTCCCCGGTCATATTCAGGCTACAATTGGTATCACCGGGAATGAAAATCAAAAGGGGTTTTGTGGATTCTTACTGGGTATCGGAAATGGGCAATTGGACTACCGAGCTGCAGCGTTGGCCCAACATGGATCTGGAGTTGGTGGTGGCATTCTTTGTACGCTAGATCGGTCTGGTAAACTCAGTTTCCGAGAACATACAAACGAATCGAAACCGCTTGAATTCGCAGAATTACAAACAACAAAAGAATATTCAGAGTCGCCGCCTATAGTGGTCGGATCCCACGATGAGATCCGATTGTCTCTCGATATAATACCCGAAAAATCCGGCTTTTTTACAGTCCAACTCATCGCCCACGACGCGTTCACCGAAGCGTTCCTCGGAAAGGCGATTATGCACCATGTACCTGATTCTCGTCTTCTCGGGGGGATCTCTCTCGTTTCCTCGCCAGAACCGAATCAATCAGGTACCCGCTGGTGGTTCCAAGATCTGCAGACCGGTGGTGAAAAGGTTGCTACCTACCCAGATCGAACGTTCGGTCCGATCGCTGGAACTCAGTATTCCGTCGATAGTGAACAGAAGGTACTACGACTTTCAGCGCAATTTTTACCCATCGGGAGTGGCCATGATTTTGATCTTTTTCTGGAATACCGGCCTACTAACACGAATCAAAAGTGGATACGGAGCGCGAACACGGGATTACAACCAGGATACACGACGCTGTTCCGTATAGACGACTGGGATTCGTCACATGAATGGGAATACCGAGTAGTCTATAAGCCAGACGAGGATACAGCATCGATATTCTCTGGTCGGATCCAAAAAGATCCAGGTCCGAACGCAGACGACTTCAGAATCGGATTGTTCAGCTGCGCTGCACCCACCGCTCAAGGATTGGAAGTTCATCGGAAGAATGGGGATTTCTTTGCCGACCAAGTGGGACGATACACAGACGAATATATCTATTTTCCATACAATCAGCTAGTTCAAAACGCTCAATCACAGGATGCGGACTTTTTAGTGTTTTCCGGTGATCAAATTTACCAGGATAACCCCACAGAAGTAACCGGTAAAGAGAACCCAACGTTAGATTACTTATACAAGTGGTATCTCTGGATATGGGCATTTCGAGATCTCGTTCGGGATATCCCATCAGTAGTATTAGTTGATGATCATGACGTGTATCAACAAAACCTGTGGGGGGAAAAAGGAAAACAAGCCCCTCAAAATAATGCCCGTAAAGGAGGGTATGTTGGGAAAGGAGATTTCATCAACCTTGTCCAGCGTACACAGTGCAACCACAATCCCGATCCATTCGATCCCACCCCAGTCAAACGAGGAATTGATGTCTACTACACCTCATTCCTATATGGTGGGGTGGATTTTGCTCTCGTCGAAGATCGGAAGTTCAAGAGTAATCCACCGAAAGAAAAAGTGCTCAAACAGTTAGATTTCGATGGTGTCCTTCTCGGTGAGCGTCAAAAGCAATTTTTGCACAAATGGATAGCAAAACTCGACAACGACTCAGTGCCAATCTGTCTGAGCCAAAGTCTGTATGGATGCGTTGAAACCACGCCCGACGGTCTTCCGGCGATAGATTTAGATTCAAATGGATATCCGCCACGTCAGCGAGACGACGCCGTGAATATTTTACAAAAGGCAGGTGCGTTGGTTCTCTCCGGTGATCGTCACCTTGCTTCACTTGTTCGCCATGGGGTCGATCACCATTCGGATGGGATGCTTGAATTCAGTGGGCCTGCCTGTGCAGCAATTTACCAGCGATGGTTCAACCCGAAATGGTCGCTCAAAAACGGACGAAGCCAGCCAAATACCGGTGACTTTACAGACATTTTTGGCAACAAAGTACGTGTATTAGCCGTTGCTAACCCAAAAATCGACTTCGATACGTATCGTTCCAACCGACATGAACGTGGACAAGCAATCAGAGACCGAGATTTGAAACGTGAAGGGTATGGACTCGTTCAAATCGATCATACAGAGAACCAGTGTCTCATAGAGTGTTGGCCACGAGACGAAGACCCAACCAGTGATACAGCCACGCAATTTCCAGGTTGGCCCATCAGTCGTTCGTTCAATCAAATAAAGAAATCAGGTAGCAAATAG
- a CDS encoding HNH endonuclease, with product MGSPIISGVIDRISGSGNGILRVDNTEFNLGPLPHTAVGNSVVAVPLSGTWAVCLTPYTEKDEYLSEFLETTGKNLNEVMEAFANTEGPINKYFQTDLPNQFPEDLVVGLTLDVKIVVSDSAVSYVIFNEGNVIEVDVPFLPPGYETTIEITDSTSLIPTGVVAESIIEDGPDSGTEITVDIMGKKGSTAYAIHESVPVVLPECAATVGDQVHVQVVSEETGSIRAEVAALSEDNRLALGDSLEVKLDISPANKKIARIIEDLPVLITPPALPIHGEVPLVVTDVKPNTVIAEIDFTAWNGVKFEIGQILTLKDFNWYENRLIGEHDGVQFTISVSEKPPTVPKALDVVITDISPSEISTSIEPHPRLESLDEEDLITLSIDEKQEGYLLGEHRRFPVWIPFDGEIVPSELSVTITQITNHGIFASLATLPDRALPGQGEIVPAKVEDEDLATATAFLKTSGETDPYAVPVIFPITTDVKGEVGVEIVAEDDPYLLGVLRLTGGGADTKLVPNYLSETQRAIIAVRNRLLGKAVSAWTAAAKETNNELREVEARRAAAYGKAEMALNDGQYETAESNIKDFKSYLSNTNILEKYHHNLDLELDVYTQLITATRRRAPDSATGLQRIAYNISSRTQINQAAAKIPITSWDQDPDWNMVFPHPFVVDRMSQLCEKFDSIPDAAKNILTNVATLEEMQWSVPPASEAEPQPTGSLDKPSIPLELSEVSEQNSQSRGQQDNEEETSSPPNKERNSEKVSSSEPNNRNSLEHDSEASTVTTTGTVENNKLSETTDANSSESDGTVSVRGSNSTMGPIDELVVEKESPKTSRVSNELRSLRRKAEQAASTDPTRDTSQTGGGSRYQRAQPIKEFVKTRADGMCEACGEAAPFENRAGEPYLEVHHIDELGKGGEDHPSKVVALCPTCHKRIHHGQKGGKINEELRDKLQNGLAEVGTK from the coding sequence ATGGGTTCGCCGATCATATCGGGAGTAATCGACCGAATTAGTGGAAGCGGAAACGGGATACTTCGAGTCGACAACACTGAATTCAATCTTGGCCCTCTTCCCCATACCGCCGTCGGAAATTCCGTGGTTGCAGTACCACTTTCTGGAACCTGGGCTGTTTGTCTCACGCCCTATACTGAGAAAGACGAGTATCTTTCAGAGTTCTTGGAAACGACAGGGAAAAACCTGAACGAGGTAATGGAGGCATTCGCAAATACGGAAGGGCCAATCAATAAGTACTTTCAAACAGATCTTCCAAATCAGTTTCCAGAAGACCTTGTAGTGGGATTAACCTTGGACGTTAAGATTGTAGTCAGCGATTCTGCTGTAAGTTATGTCATATTCAACGAAGGAAACGTTATAGAAGTCGATGTTCCGTTCCTCCCACCAGGTTACGAGACAACCATTGAGATTACAGACTCAACTTCGCTGATTCCGACGGGAGTAGTAGCCGAGTCAATAATAGAAGATGGACCTGATTCAGGGACGGAAATTACTGTTGATATTATGGGGAAAAAAGGGTCTACTGCATATGCGATCCACGAATCCGTTCCTGTGGTTTTACCGGAGTGTGCTGCCACTGTGGGAGATCAAGTCCACGTCCAAGTCGTATCGGAAGAAACAGGCTCTATACGGGCAGAAGTAGCGGCGTTATCGGAGGACAACCGGTTGGCACTCGGCGACTCGTTAGAAGTGAAACTTGATATATCTCCTGCTAATAAAAAGATAGCACGGATTATAGAAGATTTACCAGTTCTGATTACCCCGCCGGCTCTCCCGATACATGGTGAGGTACCACTCGTAGTCACGGACGTTAAACCGAACACGGTTATCGCGGAAATCGACTTTACAGCATGGAATGGGGTCAAATTCGAGATCGGTCAAATACTAACACTTAAGGACTTCAATTGGTATGAGAACCGATTAATAGGGGAACACGATGGCGTGCAGTTTACTATTTCTGTTTCTGAGAAACCGCCTACTGTTCCAAAGGCTCTCGATGTCGTGATCACCGATATCTCTCCAAGTGAGATATCAACAAGTATCGAGCCCCATCCGCGACTTGAATCTCTCGATGAGGAGGACTTAATCACGTTATCAATCGACGAAAAGCAAGAAGGGTATCTACTCGGGGAACATCGACGATTTCCGGTATGGATTCCGTTCGATGGGGAAATAGTGCCATCTGAACTATCCGTTACCATTACTCAAATTACAAATCACGGTATCTTCGCCTCGCTCGCTACACTCCCGGATCGAGCACTGCCAGGTCAAGGTGAAATCGTTCCTGCGAAAGTCGAAGACGAGGATCTGGCTACTGCGACTGCGTTTTTGAAAACATCCGGTGAGACCGATCCATATGCTGTTCCAGTAATCTTTCCAATTACTACTGACGTCAAAGGAGAAGTCGGCGTCGAAATCGTCGCCGAAGATGATCCGTATCTACTTGGGGTTCTCCGATTAACTGGCGGGGGAGCAGACACAAAATTAGTTCCGAATTACCTATCGGAAACCCAGCGAGCAATCATCGCAGTTCGAAATCGATTGCTTGGCAAAGCCGTGTCGGCTTGGACAGCCGCTGCCAAAGAGACAAATAACGAACTCAGAGAAGTGGAGGCCCGACGGGCAGCAGCGTATGGAAAGGCAGAAATGGCACTAAATGATGGTCAATATGAGACGGCCGAATCGAATATTAAGGATTTCAAATCATACTTGTCTAATACTAATATTCTGGAAAAGTATCACCACAATCTCGATCTCGAATTGGATGTTTATACCCAGTTAATAACAGCGACCCGCAGGCGTGCACCAGATTCAGCTACTGGATTACAGCGAATCGCATATAACATCAGCTCCAGAACTCAGATTAATCAGGCGGCAGCTAAGATCCCGATTACTTCGTGGGATCAAGATCCTGACTGGAACATGGTTTTCCCACACCCGTTTGTGGTTGACCGTATGAGCCAACTCTGTGAAAAGTTCGATTCGATACCAGATGCCGCGAAAAACATCCTCACGAATGTGGCTACGTTAGAGGAGATGCAATGGTCGGTACCACCCGCCTCTGAAGCGGAACCTCAACCGACTGGTTCGCTTGACAAACCTTCGATCCCCTTGGAATTGTCTGAAGTTAGTGAGCAAAATTCCCAGTCACGGGGGCAGCAGGACAATGAAGAGGAAACTTCATCACCACCCAACAAGGAACGAAACTCGGAAAAAGTTTCCAGCAGTGAGCCAAACAATAGGAATTCACTTGAACACGATTCTGAAGCAAGTACAGTGACCACTACTGGTACTGTCGAAAACAACAAGCTATCGGAGACTACAGACGCCAATTCGTCGGAGAGTGATGGCACAGTTTCCGTTAGAGGGTCCAATTCGACAATGGGGCCAATAGATGAATTGGTAGTCGAAAAGGAGAGTCCAAAGACTTCTAGGGTGTCTAATGAACTTCGGTCGTTGAGACGAAAAGCCGAACAGGCTGCCTCAACTGATCCGACACGAGATACGTCTCAAACTGGTGGTGGATCAAGATACCAGCGAGCACAGCCAATTAAGGAGTTCGTGAAGACACGTGCTGATGGCATGTGTGAGGCCTGTGGAGAAGCCGCGCCCTTCGAGAATAGAGCTGGGGAACCATATTTAGAGGTTCACCACATCGACGAACTTGGAAAAGGCGGTGAAGATCATCCGTCAAAAGTCGTTGCGTTGTGTCCAACATGTCATAAACGGATTCATCACGGACAAAAAGGCGGAAAGATTAACGAAGAACTTCGTGACAAACTCCAAAATGGACTAGCAGAGGTTGGGACTAAATAA
- a CDS encoding DUF262 domain-containing protein has translation METRTVHLDSLLTDGLFDIPSYQRSYSWRELQLQDLLEDLLYLPKGKTHFFGNIILDKQEEQFRTDRGRRFEKFDVVDGQQRLTSAVIFLHVAAQFDDTVANTLDEDNLLFPVTERPRLLPQDQDKEYFRDSLLGSATIETETPSQDRLKQAYEFFEHEFQQLDDGRTIQKLVEKLRYDCRINVVEIDDESEAASIFESLNDRGRSLSTLDKTKSFLMYMDDRSSNNGALEEKIKDRFGSIYRELFVLTTGHERVNDFDEDSFLRFHWGIYDGYDSNEYFNGFETLKNRLREQYRAGDLEQVQKEIDHYVQDLREAASAFAAIFEPKNRPEKVQPLLTELLELGRLANVLPVLMASYLRFGDDEPEAFAKIIKACETLVFRMYAIDSRRSDTGRGRLVRLAHEIHNDRSLEPPEIVMKIDTITDRYTSDDRFERNLRDPGFYNSTTSRDAKYLLYKYGQQIDSEAGEEVLKDVSHILSPEFQVEHILARQLPEAAIPENLVGEFDEHVHRLGNLTIASRYWNSSYGNLPFAEKKRASGSREKDYESSALRVQRELADYKKFFRVEIDGREDILVEFALENWSIEPPEIEQSIEDVPEDFVGYFPPSFFERLTNKQEAMFRILYDAEAPIGTDELIQRIEEEYGETVDGSSGLSGILAGLTAKHSKEFRRSIMPAQWMGDQYEWRLALDEEQEQIFKEKLKIER, from the coding sequence ATGGAAACCAGAACGGTACACTTGGATTCTCTTCTAACAGACGGATTATTCGATATTCCCAGTTACCAACGAAGTTACTCCTGGAGAGAACTGCAACTTCAAGACTTACTGGAGGATTTGCTCTATCTTCCCAAGGGAAAGACACACTTCTTTGGGAACATCATTTTAGACAAGCAAGAGGAGCAATTCCGAACGGACCGTGGCAGACGGTTTGAGAAATTTGATGTTGTTGACGGGCAACAACGCTTGACCTCTGCGGTCATTTTTCTCCATGTGGCCGCACAATTCGATGATACGGTGGCCAATACACTTGACGAGGATAATCTTCTTTTTCCGGTCACAGAACGACCGAGATTGCTCCCGCAAGACCAGGACAAGGAATATTTCCGCGATAGCCTACTAGGGTCCGCCACAATTGAGACCGAGACGCCGTCTCAAGACCGACTCAAACAGGCCTACGAATTCTTTGAGCACGAATTCCAACAATTGGACGATGGCAGAACAATTCAAAAGCTGGTCGAGAAGCTTCGGTATGATTGTCGAATAAATGTCGTAGAAATAGACGACGAATCAGAAGCTGCTTCGATCTTCGAGAGTTTGAATGATCGTGGGAGGTCTCTGTCGACCCTAGATAAGACGAAGAGTTTCCTGATGTATATGGACGATCGCTCCAGCAATAATGGAGCATTAGAGGAAAAAATCAAGGATAGGTTTGGGAGCATCTACCGGGAGCTATTCGTGCTCACTACTGGCCACGAGCGGGTCAATGATTTCGATGAAGACAGTTTCCTGCGATTCCATTGGGGTATCTACGATGGATACGATTCTAATGAGTACTTCAACGGATTTGAAACCTTGAAAAACCGGTTACGAGAGCAATATCGAGCTGGAGATCTTGAACAAGTGCAGAAAGAGATTGATCACTATGTCCAAGATCTCCGAGAAGCTGCTTCGGCATTTGCGGCTATTTTCGAGCCAAAAAACCGCCCGGAGAAGGTCCAACCGTTATTGACGGAATTATTGGAGCTTGGGAGACTGGCGAATGTTCTTCCCGTACTGATGGCATCATATCTCAGATTCGGCGATGATGAACCAGAAGCATTCGCCAAGATCATCAAAGCGTGTGAAACGTTGGTCTTCAGAATGTATGCGATCGATAGCCGCCGTTCAGATACAGGGAGAGGCCGATTAGTCCGGCTCGCCCATGAGATACATAACGACCGGTCGCTCGAACCTCCGGAGATTGTGATGAAGATCGATACTATAACGGATCGGTACACTTCCGATGACCGATTTGAACGAAATCTTCGCGACCCTGGCTTCTACAACAGCACCACCAGTCGAGACGCCAAGTATCTGCTCTACAAGTATGGCCAACAAATCGATTCAGAGGCTGGCGAAGAAGTACTCAAGGACGTCTCACATATCCTCTCACCTGAGTTCCAAGTTGAACATATTCTTGCCCGACAACTGCCGGAAGCTGCTATTCCGGAGAATTTAGTCGGTGAATTTGATGAACACGTTCATCGACTGGGCAACCTGACTATTGCCAGTCGATACTGGAATAGCTCCTACGGCAACTTGCCATTCGCAGAAAAGAAACGAGCCAGTGGCAGTCGCGAGAAGGACTACGAATCCTCAGCCCTCCGAGTGCAACGGGAGTTGGCTGACTACAAAAAGTTCTTTAGAGTAGAAATCGACGGTCGAGAAGATATCCTTGTGGAGTTTGCCCTTGAAAATTGGTCGATAGAGCCACCAGAGATTGAGCAATCGATAGAGGATGTCCCTGAAGACTTTGTTGGATATTTCCCCCCTAGTTTCTTCGAACGGTTGACCAACAAGCAAGAAGCGATGTTTCGTATTTTGTACGATGCTGAGGCTCCAATAGGGACAGACGAGCTAATCCAACGAATAGAAGAAGAATATGGGGAAACTGTCGATGGAAGTAGCGGATTGTCGGGGATTCTCGCGGGATTAACTGCCAAACATTCCAAGGAGTTCAGACGTTCAATCATGCCGGCTCAGTGGATGGGAGACCAGTACGAATGGCGACTCGCATTAGATGAAGAACAGGAACAAATATTCAAAGAGAAGTTAAAAATAGAGAGATAA
- a CDS encoding DNA polymerase domain-containing protein codes for MDIRTVVDTHRNEEAGEDEFKYRGIECRQRCSLSYLDDAQKALIRAVYAYRDPEAVCEELRSWVDRLERGAVDPNELVITNRVSKRREDYTQSTRSVAALERAADLGLGRAPGQSVSYVVVDDAKQSRERVLLASEELGEYDVGIYRELLVRAAASVLSPLGWRESDIEEELGQYTESSLQSFV; via the coding sequence TTGGATATCCGAACAGTAGTTGATACTCATAGAAATGAAGAAGCCGGGGAAGACGAGTTCAAATATCGGGGAATCGAGTGTCGTCAGCGGTGTTCGCTATCGTATCTCGACGATGCGCAGAAAGCGTTGATTCGAGCGGTCTATGCGTATCGTGATCCAGAGGCGGTTTGTGAGGAACTACGGTCGTGGGTCGATCGACTTGAGCGTGGGGCAGTTGATCCGAATGAGTTGGTGATCACGAATCGGGTTTCGAAGCGACGGGAGGACTATACACAGTCGACACGGAGTGTAGCGGCACTAGAGCGGGCGGCTGATTTGGGATTGGGACGTGCGCCTGGGCAGAGTGTGTCGTATGTGGTGGTGGACGATGCGAAGCAGTCGCGAGAGCGGGTGCTGTTGGCGAGTGAGGAGCTTGGTGAGTATGATGTCGGGATCTATCGAGAATTGTTGGTTCGTGCAGCAGCAAGTGTGTTGTCGCCGCTTGGGTGGCGGGAATCGGATATTGAGGAGGAATTAGGGCAGTATACCGAGTCGAGCTTACAATCATTTGTTTGA